The Pochonia chlamydosporia 170 chromosome 1, whole genome shotgun sequence genome window below encodes:
- a CDS encoding WD repeat containing protein 44 (similar to Pyrenophora tritici-repentis Pt-1C-BFP XP_001936112.1), translating to MATQLASPTIPGDGEAISSRVGEVAPDPATETSGLSDISGINHNGPSQPAPSNRLSSSRLSRTNTAQNVKDKEPKPLSKTPSGATPANAGLDPLSTQIYLRTNSNTEPTIAQRLLHSARADSPTRDSQHRQSIDSQGKALNAAVEANRDRKKGSSFLSRLAIRGAWKKDDDMNDSDSELGELRTDGFNARALTSVIGAGGGYIPLHKEPPRYIRVRPHNKKTRDFNHLFLAQELLGAKRASEDEPRSREPATAVGSKILKSGDAIWAAEFSLDGQYLAVAGKDQTVRVFSVISTPEERRAYEEEEENHGRGDGERLSAPVFRSKPAREFDGHTGEVLALSWSKNNFLLSSSMDKTVRLWHMSRPDCLCAFKHNDLVTSIAFHPTDDRFFLAGSLDAQLRLWSIPDRAVAFSVTANEFITAVAFSPDGKTAICGLLSGLCLFYDTEGLKLQSQIHVRSSRGKNAKGSKITGIRTASLPSENGKKDIKVLISSNDSRVRIYSLRTKMLEVKFRGLENQSSQIHARFSDDGAYVISGSEDRRAYIWTASNADNDLKDKQPYECFDAHPEVVTTASMAPIKTRQLLSASGDPIFDLCNPPPVMLLSLEERNASQTRLSEGGQTESAVSLRKPEESPAYIERSKHLDGNIIVTTDRTGTIKVFRQDCAYTKRQQSHWETASKFSGRLTGGVGRSGSIATRTSTGSRVHSRRGSLNLGPAAQQTQPASDRIMSWRQDVEGRASSNLTASRSERSMSPMKARTPLNNSAANLASEARKQPYTASLASRANPTSPTSSIHTGGGSLRAHRDKDSGSIPPTPSFSLISASESEQNDDKGEGSFWNLSRWKPSIPSLRYSLNASPLGGGINNSPGSHSKNGADSLKVGDRPSGRHSLAVHDIRRLRAEEDGSRRRSVGPGTTPLRPRFSESDSVGGSIEEGAEVADVITPGKKRTDSGVAEVNTDSTDDSDTATCRECGGRSFQAKRLAKGKTVLSCQKCGTSTES from the exons ATGGCGACGCAGCTAGCCTCGCCTACCATCCCGGGCGACGGAGAGGCCATCTCGAGCAGGGTCGGTGAGGTTGCTCCAGACCCGGCGACTGAGACCTCCGGACTATCCGATATTTCAG GAATAAATCATAATGGCCCATCGCAACCTGCTCCGTCGAATCGTCTCTCGAGCTCCCGACTTTCTCGTACCAATACTGCTCAGAatgtcaaggacaaggaacCAAAGCCATTGTCTAAAACTCCGTCTGGCGCGACCCCAGCCAATGCTGGGTTAGATCCTTTAAGCACG CAAATATACTTGCGGACTAATAGCAACACGGAACCTACCATTGCTCAACGATTGTTGCATTCTGCTCGCGCAGATAGCCCTACGCGAGATAGCCAACATCGACAAAGCATTGACAGCCAAGGCAAGGCCCTTAATGCCGCTGTTGAAGCAAATCGGGACCGAAA GAAAGGGTCGTCGTTTCTCAGCCGCCTTGCTATTCGGGGCGCCTGGAAGAAGGACGATGACATGAACGACTCCGACTCAGAGCTGGGCGAGCTCCGCACGGATGGCTTCAACGCGAGGGCTCTGACTTCTGTCATTGGCGCAGGCGGCGGCTACATACCCCTTCACAAAGAGCCGCCTCGGTACATACGGGTGAGACCTCACAATAAGAAGACTCGCGACTTCAACCACCTATTTCTTGCTCAAGAGCTCTTGGGCGCTAAGAGAGCATCTGAAGACGAACCGCGGAGCCGTGAGCCGGCAACGGCAGTAGGGTCAAAAATCTTGAAATCAGGTGACGCTATCTGGGCCGCCGAGTTCAGTTTGGATGGACAGTATTTAGCCGTGGCTGGTAAAGATCAAACAGTCCGGGTCTTCTCTGTGATTTCCACCCCGGAAGAACGAAGGGCGtatgaagaggaagaagagaatcaTGGCCGCGGAGACGGCGAGAGGCTTAGTGCTCCAGTCTTCCGTTCCAAACCGGCTCGGGAGTTCGACGGCCACACAGGGGAAGTATTGGCCTTGAGCTGGAGCAAGAACAATTTCCTTCTCTCCTCATCCATGGACAAAACTGTCAGGCTATGGCATATGAGTCGACCGGATTGTCTTTGCGCATTTAAGCATAATGATCTCGTGACATCCATTGCATTTCATCCAACGGACGACAGGTTCTTTTTAGCAGGTTCTCTCGACGCTCAGCTGCGCCTGTGGAGCATACCTGACAGAGCGGTTGCCTTTTCGGTGACGGCAAACGAGTTTATTACAGCGGTAGCATTCTCACCGGACGGGAAAACGGCAATATGCGGACTGCTTAGCGGACTTTGCTTATTTTATGACACTGAAGGTCTCAAACTCCAATCACAAATCCATGTTCGATCTTCGAGAGGGAAAAACGCCAAGGGCAGTAAAATTACGGGCATTCGGACTGCCTCGCTTCCGTCTGAGAATGGAAAGAAGGATATCAAAGTACTCATCAGCTCTAATGATTCTCGTGTGAGGATATACAGCCTACGGACCAAGATGCTAGAGGTTAAGTTTCGTGGCCTGGAAAACCAGTCAAGTCAGATTCACGCCCGGTTTAGTGACGATGGCGCATACGTTATATCTGGCAGCGAAGACCGCAGAGCATATATCTGGACCGCCAGCAACGCCGACAACGACCTAAAGGATAAGCAACCATATGAATGCTTTGATGCGCACCCTGAAGTCGTCACCacggcttcaatggcgccaATAAAGACGAGGCAACTCCTTAGTGCTTCGGGAGATCCCATTTTCGATCTCTGCAACCCACCACCTGTTATGTTACTTAGCCTCGAGGAAAGGAACGCcagtcagaccagactttcAGAAGGGGGACAAACCGAGAGTGCGGTCAGTCTACGAAAACCAGAAGAAAGCCCTGCATATATCGAGCGATCAAAACATCTGGATGGCAATATCATTGTGACCACAGACAGGACAGGTACTATCAAGGTCTTTCGGCAAGACTGCGCCTATACCAAACGGCAGCAGAGCCACTGGGAGACGGCCTCCAAGTTTTCTGGACGGCTCACTGGCGGCGTTGGACGATCAGGCAGCATTGCTACCCGGACGAGTACCGGGAGCCGAGTCCATTCTCGACGTGGATCGCTTAACCTAGGACCAGCTGCacaacaaacacaaccaGCATCCGATAGGATCATGAGCTGGCGCCAGGATGTTGAAGGGAGAGCTAGCAGCAACCTCACTGCAAGTAGGAGCGAAAGATCCATGTCACCTATGAAGGCAAGGACTCCCCTCAACAACTCAGCCGCGAACCTTGCGTCAGAAGCCAGAAAACAGCCTTATACGGCTAGCCTGGCAAGTCGAGCAAATCCTACCAGCCCAACAAGTAGCATTCATACAGGAGGAGGCTCGCTGCGAGCTCACAGGGACAAGGATAGCGGCAGCATACCACCCACGCCAAGCTTTAGCCTTATCAGTGCTTCCGAATCGGAGCAGAACGACGacaaaggagaaggaagttTCTGGAATCTCAGCAGGTGGAAACCTAGCATACCGAGTTTAAGGTATTCATTAAATGCAAGTCCTCTGGgtggtggcatcaacaacagtCCCGGAAGTCATTCCAAGAACGGTGCCGACAGTTTGAAGGTTGGGGACAGACCTTCTGGGAGGCATAGCCTAGCCGTCCACGACATACGCAGACTTAGAGCCGAGGAGGACGGCAGCCGCCGTCGATCTGTCGGTCCGGGTACTACGCCATTGAGACCAAGATTCAGCGAATCCGACTCTGTTGGAGGAAGTATTGAGGAGGGAGCCGAGGTTGCCGACGTAATCACGCCGGGCAAGAAGCGCACAGATTCGGGCGTAGCTGAGGTCAACACGGACTCGACGGACGATAGTGATACTGCGACATGCCGCGAATGCGGTGGACGAAGCTTCCAGGCGAAGCGATtggccaagggcaaaacAGTACTGTCGTGCCAGAAGTGTGGAACATCGACAGAGTCATGA
- a CDS encoding thioredoxin-like fold protein (similar to Metarhizium robertsii ARSEF 23 XP_007818605.1) has product MPVVNITSKPQFDELLKSHRFVALQASASWCGPCKAISPMFVKHSDALGVDNTYAFAKFDTDDVPDLAFELGVRSLPTFYFFENGDKTDSNVTGANPPALKKAVEEFSVKAKGDAVSD; this is encoded by the coding sequence ATGCccgtcgtcaacatcacatccaaACCCCAATTCGACGAGCTCCTCAAAAGCCACCGCTTCGTCGCCCTCCAGGCCAGCGCATCATGGTGCGGTCCCTGCAAAGCCATCTCCCCCATGTTCGTCAAGCACTCCGACGCTCTGGGCGTTGACAACACCTACGCCTTCGCCAAGTTTGACACCGACGACGTTCCCGATCTCGCGTTCGAGCTGGGCGTCCGCTCCCTGCCTACATTCTACTTCTTCGAGAACGGCGACAAGACGGACAGCAATGTCACTGGTGCGAACCCGCcggcgttgaagaaggcggtTGAGGAGTTTTCGGTCAAGGCAAAGGGCGATGCTGTGAGTGATTAG
- a CDS encoding ribosome biogenesis protein (similar to Coccidioides immitis RS XP_001239771.1) yields the protein MSKRVADENGDGPLKGGDRPEQMDIDDKEMGEFEDEFEDEFESEDEIFEAGVDGRPDAEREAEEKAGAMDVDQGTFIVGRNKLEPGQTLAPDLTTYEMLHNLSTPWPCLSFDLVRDTLGDNRKAYPATMYMVAGTQAETGKASDNQLLVNKFSGLSRMEKQDEEDSDDDDDEDSDPILESKSIPLNSTTNRIRAHQIPSSEPGRPPTTFTATMTESSNVFIHDVTPHLASFDNPGTTITAQQNKPISTIRAHKSEGYAVDWSPMVPTGKLLTGDNDGLIYVTTRTDGGGWVTDNRPFQGHTSSVEEIQWSPSEQSVFASASSDGSIRIWDVRSKSRKPAITVQVSNYDINVMSWSRQTSHLLASGADDGNWGVWDLRQWKTNTDKPQPLASFDFHKEQITSLEWHPTDDSIMAVAAGDNTVTLWDLAVELDDEESKDTAGVKDVPPQLLFVHYLKDVKELHWHPQITGSLVATGEEFSVFRTISV from the exons ATGTCGAAACGTGTCGCCGACGAGAATGGCGATGGCCCCCTCAAGGGTGGTGACCGCCCTGAACAgatggacattgacgacaaGGAAATGGGCGAGTTTGAGGACGAGTTCGAGGATGAATTTGAGAGCGAAGACGAAATTtttgaggctggtgttgatggtcgTCCTGATGCTGAGCGCGAAGCTGAAGAAAAGGCTG GTGCCATGGATGTCGACCAAGGTACTTTTATTGTCGGACGAAACAAGCTGGAACCTGGCCAAACACTCGCACCTGACCTGACCACATACGAGATGCTTCACAACCTCAGCACGCCGTGGCCCTGCCTCTCCTTCGATCTCGTTCGCGACACTCTAGGAGATAACCGAAAGGCTTACCCTGCCACTATGTACATGGTTGCTGGTACCCAGGCCGAAACTGGCAAGGCCTCAGACAACCAGCTTTTGGTTAATAAGTTCAGCGGATTGAGCAGAATGGAGAAgcaggacgaggaggactctgacgacgacgacgacgaagattCCGACCCTATCCTCGAGAGCAAATCAATTCCTCTCAACTCCACTACCAACCGCATTCGCGCACACCAGATTCCCAGCAGCGAGCCTGGCCGGCCCCCTACTACATTCACAGCTACCATGACCGAGTCAAGCAATGTCTTTATCCACGATGTTACTCCCCACCTGGCTTCGTTTGATAACCCTGGAACTACTATTACTGCGCAACAGAACAAGCCAATTTCCACAATTCGTGCACACAAGTCTGAGGGTTATGCTGTCGACTGGTCTCCAATGGTCCCAACCGGCAAGCTGTTGACTGGCGATAATGATGGCCTCATCTACGTGACCACCCGTACCGATGGTGGTGGCTGGGTTACCGATAACAGACCGTTCCAAGGTCACACTAGCAGTGTTGAAGAAATCCAGTGGTCTCCATCAGAGCAGTCCGTGTTCGCTTCCGCATCAAGTGACGGCAGTATCCGCATTTGGGATGTTCGATCCAAGTCCCGAAAGCCAGCTATTACCGTTCAAGTCTCCAATTACGACATCAATGTCATGTCGTGGTCTCGACAAACCAGCCATTTGCTGGCGTCTGGAGCTGACGATGGCAACTGGGGCGTCTGGGACTTGAGACAATGGAAGACAAACACGGATAAACCGCAGCCACTTGCCAGCTTCGATTTCCACAAGGAACAGATTACCAGCTTGGAGTGGCATCCCACCGACGactccatcatggctgtggctgctggcGATAACACCGTTACTCTGTGGGATTTGGCTGTAGAattggatgatgaggagagcAAGGATACCGCTGGCGTGAAAGATGTGCCGCCACAGCTGTTGTTTGTCCATTATCTCAAGGACGTCAAGGAATTGCACTGGCACCCGCAGATTACGGGAAGCTTGGTAGCGACGGGAGAGGAGTTTAGCGTATTCCGAACGATTAGCGTTTAG